The DNA sequence ATGGGTAATAGTTTATAAAGAGGGGGTTCCGGCTTATTTTCTTACTGTGCAACAGGCAGATAAACCGGGTAATCCCTGGGGTGTCCCAGCGGGAAAAGTAATTAAGAGCGATAATACACCTCAAGAAGCGGGTGTTAGAGAGTTGCGAGAAGAAACAGGAATAATAGTACAGACTGATGATCTACGATATTTAACTTGGAGCTGGGAGCACCCTGATGCTAAATCCGGCCACTTAATGTATGGTGTAGAGATAGACATTAGTCAACTAGACACTAAGGAGCCTCAGGTTTTAGATGGTGGAACAATAATATTTGAACCTCCAGCTAGTGTAGATAAACAAGAAATATCGTTCTTAGCATTGGTTCCTGTAGAGTTAGCGTTTAAGCCAAACGTACTAAATGACAAGCCTTATCATTTCCAAGAAACATATCGCGGATTAGCATCGTTGCGAAGAGTGGGAATAATTAGCGGAAATTATGGCTTTGAAAAAGATCCTTATTTATTTGATGATGAATAATTGGTGGTAAGCTAAATGTGGTGCGCTTTAATCACTAAACTTCGAACAATTTGGTGCAAAATTAGTCAGTTTAATCTCCATAGATGGCAGAAGTTCACAACTTTGTAGTCAGCTATAAGCTTTGTCTAATTTTTGATAAGATACTCTCATACGGCAATGAAAATTATTCTTACAATGGCAGTTTCAGCTAATGGAATTATTGCTTCAAAATCAGGAAGTGAAGATTTTCTCTCACATACTAACTGGTTACAGTTCGTTAGGTTAGCAAAGAGAGTTGGTTGCTTCATGTGGGGAAGAAAAACATACGAAGCAGTTATTAAATGGGAAGGAGATTACATCAAAGATCTCGATGGAGTTAAAAAAGTAATTGTTTCTCAATCAAATCTCGATCTTAAAGAGGGATTTGTATCTGTTAACTCTCCAGAAAACGCATTAGAAATGCTTAATGCTGATGGCTTTACAGAAGCAATAATTACAGGAGGTTCCACCCTGAACAGTGCATTTGCTGAAAAAGGACTGATTGATGAAGTTATCCTTGATGTTAACCCTTCTATTTTAGGAGAAGGCATACCAGTGTTTAATCCCTCTGACTTCCTGCTGACCTTAGATTTAATCGATGTTGAAAGAATCAACGATGGAATTGTTGAAATGCATTATAGAGTAATAAAATAATCTCCCAAAGATATGGAAGTCGAGATTAGTTCAGTGAGGCTTGGCAGGGGTGGAGGGAATCCCTTCGACACCTTTTACTTGCTCAGGGTAAACTTCTCATCCCTGCAATATTAATAACCAAAAATTCCAGATCTACGACCGGGAATTATTACTTGGCAGGGGTGGAGGGAATCGAACCCCCAATAGCGGTTTTGGAGACCGCTGTTATACCATTTAACTACACCCCTATATAACAAACAACAAACAACAACCAACACCCAACCTTCCAGCAAACAACAACCAACCCCCAACAAACAACAAACAACAACCAACACCCAACCTTCCAGCAAACAACAAACAACCCCCAACAAACAACATACAACAACCAACCTTCCAACAAACAACTTCTTTAGGTTGACATCCAACTTCCGAGTAAAAAAATTAACTTCTAATTAACTACAATCATCAATGGTTAAATATTGACAACTTACGGGATACTGGAATGTTGGGTTGTTACAAGCAATTATACAATACGTGTGAAATTATCGCAGAGAAGATTATTGTGCTATTACTTTTCCGTCAAATTTCATTGTTTGAAATACGGTGTTAACAAATTTTTCGGCTTCTGCGGAGTACTTGTAGTAGTAAACGTTCATTAAAAAATAATCATTTGTCACAGGGTGTGTGAGCTGATAAATTGAGAATGCATGTCCATCCTTAAATATATGCAGAGTACTATCCCATTCATATCCGCCGTAGTTATACTTATTATTTACTGAAAAATCGAGGTTTGTGTCATCCCCACTTCTGCCACCCTCTGTTGGCTTTATCTCAATAATATTGTTACTGAAAGTACAGGAAAGGTATTTATTCACCGAATACTCCTTGTTAACTAATTCGCATATTGGGGGAATATCAAGTGTGAATGACAACGAATCCGTGAGATTATAAGAAGAAATAAACTGATTATCTTTTAGGCTATATTCATTAACCTTTGGAATCGTTTTGGTGGGATAGGGTTTTGGATATTCCCATCCATTTGATGTGATGCATATTTTAGGATCATTTGGGTCACCTTTGAATGTATGACCCTTTTCAGATAAACAATCTTCGTATGAAGGTACGCTTGGAGGGCAGTACTTGGTATGAGTGGATCTGCAAATTTCGTCAGATTGGTTTATTCTTCGCGTGCTTATAACAAATAAACTAATGAGGATAAACGCTACGGTTGAAGCAAGTAATAATAAATTTCTTCGGAAAACTTTCATGGTAATATGATACCACTAAGAGTATAAGTTGGAGAATAGGTGTAAAAAAACAGCGAGAGATTACTTCAATTTTGTGGTTTCTTTGTGCTCAGTTTGTTTCTTGCACAGTTTACAAAACTTACTTAATTTAAGTTTTTCTTCCATATTTAACTTGTTACGCGTTGTAACGTAATTTTGCGATTTACAAATTGCACAAATCATAGCGACTATTTCTGATTTTGATTTTCTTGCCATAGATATTCTAAATGCTAAAGACTTCTTGGGAAACAAAAAGTTTCTTCGTAAGTTCTTCGCATTGTAGCACAACTTTTTGTTGGTATAAAGTATACAAGTTGT is a window from the Candidatus Woesebacteria bacterium genome containing:
- the rpmG gene encoding 50S ribosomal protein L33, producing the protein MARKSKSEIVAMICAICKSQNYVTTRNKLNMEEKLKLSKFCKLCKKQTEHKETTKLK
- a CDS encoding dihydrofolate reductase family protein, producing the protein MKIILTMAVSANGIIASKSGSEDFLSHTNWLQFVRLAKRVGCFMWGRKTYEAVIKWEGDYIKDLDGVKKVIVSQSNLDLKEGFVSVNSPENALEMLNADGFTEAIITGGSTLNSAFAEKGLIDEVILDVNPSILGEGIPVFNPSDFLLTLDLIDVERINDGIVEMHYRVIK
- a CDS encoding NUDIX domain-containing protein; this translates as MRVEIEPPCPLLHFGVESVTFELSSVAVWVIVYKEGVPAYFLTVQQADKPGNPWGVPAGKVIKSDNTPQEAGVRELREETGIIVQTDDLRYLTWSWEHPDAKSGHLMYGVEIDISQLDTKEPQVLDGGTIIFEPPASVDKQEISFLALVPVELAFKPNVLNDKPYHFQETYRGLASLRRVGIISGNYGFEKDPYLFDDE